One genomic region from Nostoc sphaeroides encodes:
- a CDS encoding ParA family protein, translating to MGYVIATANMKGGVGKTTLTVNLATCLAKNHGKRVLVLDLDSQISATLSLMSPLDFAKRRKQSKTFRYLIDQVINPEPEAKLTIKDIIQSPVCNLPGLDLLPGDIDLYDEFVVSEMLHQQATALGEQDFETIWNRFERVLINNILKPVRQEYDFILLDCAPGYNLLTRSALAASDFYILPAKPEPLSVVGIQLLERRIAQLKDSHGHETQINIKMLGIVFSMSSANLLTGRYYKQVMHRVVEDFGVEKICKVQIPVDVNVAKAVDSFMPAVLNAPQSAGSKAFCQLTQELLQKL from the coding sequence ATGGGATATGTAATTGCTACTGCAAATATGAAAGGTGGCGTTGGTAAAACCACCCTCACCGTCAACTTAGCTACCTGTTTAGCTAAAAATCATGGTAAGCGGGTGCTTGTCCTTGATTTAGACAGCCAAATTAGCGCCACACTTAGTTTGATGTCGCCTTTAGATTTTGCCAAGCGTCGTAAACAAAGTAAGACATTTAGGTATCTGATAGACCAAGTTATCAATCCCGAACCAGAAGCAAAATTGACAATTAAAGACATCATTCAATCCCCGGTTTGTAATCTTCCAGGATTGGATTTATTACCAGGAGATATCGACTTATATGATGAATTTGTTGTTTCAGAAATGCTGCATCAGCAAGCAACTGCTTTAGGTGAACAGGACTTTGAAACAATTTGGAATCGCTTTGAAAGAGTCTTGATAAATAATATTTTAAAACCTGTGCGTCAAGAATATGATTTTATCCTCTTAGATTGTGCGCCTGGATATAATTTATTGACTCGTAGCGCTTTAGCTGCCAGTGATTTTTACATACTTCCTGCTAAACCAGAACCATTATCTGTAGTGGGTATTCAACTGCTAGAAAGACGCATTGCCCAATTAAAAGACAGTCACGGACATGAAACCCAAATAAATATAAAAATGCTGGGAATTGTATTCAGCATGTCTAGCGCTAACCTTCTCACTGGCAGATACTATAAACAAGTGATGCACCGCGTTGTTGAAGATTTCGGTGTAGAAAAAATTTGTAAGGTACAAATACCAGTTGATGTCAATGTTGCTAAGGCTGTCGATAGTTTTATGCCAGCTGTTTTAAATGCTCCCCAATCAGCTGGTTCAAAAGCGTTCTGTCAGTTAACTCAAGAGTTGTTGCAAAAGCTATAG
- a CDS encoding amino acid permease, which yields MLTNNSVQAEKEKNQSLVMPLPRTLSYLETWGFGLTGHVGWIGTAPIIHAALGSKAIFVWLFGTIISFLLNLQVQSLGRHWPDVAGGTPNYTTRLLKNFPGLGRYVALGYFFSWAAAPALYAIILTDLVKVNFETLNISCPETFLKVLFTAIPFILAFSGTRALALLHLFFVFPAILLLLLFCIQGVVWSAFSTTSFKLILTSTNSLSFGEWAKWFFLASYSIYACETTSSFVADSRHPHKSLGFLTVAAWLIPAVFLGASWVLMCSSPNPAIGDDVFLNLVAASKPFWGESASFIVTLLITVSCLLSAATAVSNSPRILYQLALDGQLSPIFTFVSPQGVLGPAIFVTFLLSLLCLNLGNVPQLVTVAGTCYLVSIMGLHLGLWLCRGKPQVLWPWWSLGFFCVEAVVLIVGGLAWNWKNFLVGLLLPILLMIGDLALRRLNLTPLQVKWWTQHYNVKSSRNNQDFVVLQVIVLVSLICMTATSSWFIRDLLDKNYHNIHNSLLAIMLVTFSFAGVAIACWTTLPQIVAIDNARKQAKSLFITTLDTVPDTVLVLDENGKICQTNAAAEELFQTSVQQLLGKKLNQLLICYRGKPEQWSIRSEQTLKINQGLLIVESTISQPFNSQLREYVVIIRDITKRKLVEKELVQYRHQLEQMVLERTIELIRVNQQLEQDIIKRQQAQEQLLHNSLHDGLTGLPNQRLFLERVQGAIERTKQQNKYLFAVLFLDLDRFKVVNDSLGHLLGNQLLIEISHRLKSVLRVGDIVARFGGDEFTILMEEIEDISTAIQVAERIKKVLALPFQLNEHLVFTNASIGIALSKADYEQAAQILRDADVAMYCAKSLGKARYEVFDGKMHEGASLLLELETALRNALLKQEEFRLDYQPIISLVTGKIIGFEALIRWHHPERGLVCPEDFIPLAEETGMIVSIGQWVLYEACHQMHKWHQRFPNSLPLTMSVNFSGKQISQPDVFKQVKEILQETGLNPGSLKLEITETLLIDNFELATTVLAQLTALNVELHMDDFGTGYSSLNYLHRLPIKTLKIDRSFVSNIGSRGENLEIVRAIVTLAHNLDMSVTAEGIETVEQLAQLKALQCDYGQGYFFLPPMEGAEVETLLAANLCDKNFLMR from the coding sequence ATGCTTACTAACAATTCTGTACAGGCAGAGAAAGAGAAAAATCAAAGCTTGGTAATGCCCCTACCACGAACTCTGAGTTATCTCGAAACCTGGGGCTTTGGCTTAACGGGTCATGTGGGATGGATCGGTACTGCCCCCATTATTCATGCAGCGTTAGGGTCTAAAGCTATCTTTGTTTGGTTGTTTGGCACGATCATTTCCTTTTTACTCAACTTGCAGGTACAAAGTCTAGGTAGACACTGGCCAGATGTCGCTGGGGGAACACCAAACTATACCACAAGGCTACTAAAGAACTTTCCTGGCTTAGGCCGTTACGTAGCCTTGGGATACTTTTTTAGCTGGGCAGCAGCACCAGCACTATATGCGATTATTCTCACAGACCTAGTTAAAGTTAATTTTGAAACATTAAATATTTCTTGTCCAGAAACTTTTTTAAAAGTTCTTTTTACAGCAATTCCTTTTATTTTGGCTTTCAGTGGTACTCGTGCTTTAGCGCTCCTGCATTTATTTTTTGTCTTCCCAGCCATTTTATTACTACTTTTGTTTTGTATTCAAGGCGTAGTATGGTCAGCCTTCTCAACCACTAGTTTTAAACTTATCCTAACTAGCACAAATAGCCTGAGCTTTGGAGAATGGGCAAAGTGGTTTTTTCTGGCTAGCTATTCAATTTATGCTTGTGAAACCACTTCTTCTTTTGTTGCTGATAGCCGCCACCCACATAAAAGTTTGGGGTTCTTAACTGTCGCTGCTTGGCTAATCCCTGCGGTGTTTTTAGGTGCTTCTTGGGTATTAATGTGTTCGTCTCCAAATCCAGCAATAGGTGACGATGTGTTCTTAAATCTGGTGGCAGCTTCTAAGCCTTTTTGGGGTGAATCTGCCTCTTTTATAGTCACACTTCTCATTACTGTATCCTGCCTTTTAAGTGCTGCTACGGCAGTTTCCAACTCGCCTCGGATATTATACCAACTTGCTTTAGACGGTCAGCTTTCTCCTATATTTACATTCGTTTCACCCCAAGGTGTCCTTGGGCCCGCTATCTTTGTTACCTTTCTACTCAGCCTGCTTTGTCTGAATTTGGGAAATGTACCTCAACTTGTGACGGTAGCAGGTACCTGTTATCTCGTGTCGATTATGGGTCTACATCTGGGATTATGGCTGTGTCGGGGCAAACCGCAGGTGTTATGGCCTTGGTGGTCACTTGGTTTTTTCTGTGTAGAAGCAGTAGTTCTAATAGTAGGAGGTTTAGCTTGGAATTGGAAAAATTTTTTAGTGGGTTTATTATTACCCATTCTTCTGATGATAGGAGATTTAGCGCTACGTCGCTTAAATTTAACACCATTACAGGTAAAATGGTGGACACAGCATTACAACGTTAAGTCTAGTAGAAACAACCAAGATTTTGTCGTACTACAGGTAATTGTCCTAGTATCATTAATTTGTATGACTGCCACAAGCAGTTGGTTTATCCGCGATTTATTAGACAAAAACTATCATAATATTCATAACTCTTTGCTAGCTATTATGTTAGTGACATTTTCTTTTGCAGGGGTTGCGATCGCTTGCTGGACAACTCTACCACAAATCGTTGCTATTGATAATGCACGCAAACAAGCAAAAAGCCTATTTATTACTACTCTCGATACTGTCCCCGATACTGTTTTAGTCTTAGATGAAAACGGTAAAATTTGCCAGACAAATGCTGCTGCTGAAGAATTATTTCAAACAAGTGTTCAGCAGCTACTTGGCAAAAAGTTGAATCAACTATTAATATGCTATCGCGGTAAACCGGAGCAATGGTCTATTAGAAGTGAGCAAACGTTAAAAATTAACCAAGGTCTACTAATTGTTGAATCGACTATTTCACAGCCATTTAATTCCCAGCTACGAGAGTATGTTGTTATTATCCGTGACATCACTAAACGTAAGTTAGTAGAAAAAGAATTAGTTCAGTATCGTCATCAGCTTGAGCAGATGGTTCTAGAACGCACCATTGAACTTATTAGAGTAAATCAACAACTTGAGCAAGACATTATCAAGCGTCAGCAAGCACAAGAGCAATTACTGCACAATAGTCTTCATGACGGGCTAACCGGATTACCTAATCAACGATTATTTTTGGAGCGAGTGCAGGGGGCAATAGAACGTACTAAACAGCAAAATAAATATTTATTTGCCGTACTCTTCTTAGACTTAGACCGTTTTAAAGTTGTTAATGATAGCCTTGGACATCTACTGGGAAATCAACTTTTAATTGAAATTTCTCATCGGCTAAAATCAGTTCTGCGAGTTGGAGACATAGTTGCCCGTTTTGGTGGAGATGAATTCACAATCTTAATGGAGGAAATTGAGGATATCAGCACCGCCATACAGGTAGCCGAGCGAATTAAAAAAGTGCTAGCTTTACCATTTCAATTAAATGAGCATCTGGTGTTTACTAATGCTAGTATTGGCATCGCTTTAAGTAAAGCAGATTATGAGCAAGCAGCACAGATTCTCCGCGATGCCGATGTGGCAATGTACTGCGCCAAATCACTTGGTAAGGCACGCTATGAGGTCTTTGACGGAAAAATGCACGAGGGCGCATCTTTACTCTTGGAGTTAGAAACTGCTCTGCGAAATGCACTGCTCAAACAAGAAGAATTTCGCCTTGATTACCAGCCAATTATTTCACTAGTAACTGGCAAAATTATTGGATTTGAGGCACTCATACGTTGGCATCATCCAGAACGAGGGCTTGTTTGCCCTGAAGATTTTATTCCCCTGGCGGAAGAAACTGGAATGATTGTTAGTATCGGGCAATGGGTGCTTTATGAAGCCTGTCATCAAATGCACAAATGGCATCAACGATTTCCTAACTCATTACCTCTGACAATGAGCGTTAATTTTTCTGGTAAACAAATCAGTCAACCTGATGTGTTTAAACAAGTTAAAGAGATTTTGCAAGAAACTGGACTGAACCCAGGTAGTTTGAAATTGGAGATTACTGAAACCTTGTTGATCGATAATTTTGAATTAGCTACCACCGTACTTGCCCAGTTAACAGCGCTGAATGTCGAGTTGCACATGGATGATTTTGGTACTGGCTATTCATCTTTGAATTATCTGCACCGCCTACCAATCAAAACCCTTAAGATTGACCGTTCTTTTGTCAGCAATATAGGTAGTCGAGGAGAAAATTTAGAAATTGTTCGAGCTATTGTGACATTAGCTCATAATTTAGATATGTCTGTAACAGCAGAAGGGATAGAAACTGTAGAGCAATTAGCACAACTGAAGGCTTTACAATGTGATTATGGGCAAGGGTATTTTTTCTTACCACCTATGGAAGGTGCAGAAGTAGAAACACTCCTTGCTGCTAACTTGTGTGACAAAAACTTTTTAATGAGATAA
- a CDS encoding histidine decarboxylase, with protein MSNKVTKELADFLVQIEQRSQFHAGYPYNLSCDYSAIAKFFNHLLNNAGDPYVEPDFGLHSRKFEQEVLSFFANLYKIPEDQFWGYVTAGGTEGNLYGIFLAREIYPNGILYSSQDSHYSIPKAAKLFRIQHNIVNSQINGEMDYDHFEQLLRENRSYPAIINLNIGTTVKGAIDNLDKVLEILERNQIKDYYIHCDAALSGLILPFLDGAPQVNFQKPIDSIAISAKFIGSPLPCGVVLTKKKWVEKVETEIEYIGSTDTTILGSRNGHTPLILWYALQTRGYDGLAREANTCIDNAQYLFQQLQIREYPCMLNKFSNTVVFQKPSQRLIKKWQLAVLEDWAHLIVMQNINRKKIDIFINELLQEEGLLDNAEDFQLQRVLH; from the coding sequence ATGTCAAATAAAGTTACTAAAGAGTTGGCAGATTTTTTGGTGCAAATAGAACAGCGATCGCAGTTTCATGCAGGTTATCCATATAATTTAAGTTGTGATTATAGTGCGATCGCAAAATTTTTTAATCATCTTTTAAATAATGCTGGAGATCCTTATGTGGAGCCAGATTTTGGTCTTCATTCTCGTAAGTTTGAGCAAGAAGTATTATCTTTTTTTGCTAACCTCTATAAGATTCCAGAAGATCAGTTTTGGGGTTATGTTACTGCTGGTGGAACTGAAGGTAATTTATATGGAATATTCTTAGCAAGAGAAATCTACCCGAATGGGATTCTTTACTCATCACAAGACTCTCATTACTCAATTCCCAAAGCAGCTAAATTATTCCGCATTCAGCATAATATTGTTAATTCGCAAATTAATGGAGAAATGGATTATGACCATTTTGAACAACTACTTAGGGAAAATCGTAGTTATCCAGCCATCATAAATTTAAATATTGGGACTACTGTCAAAGGTGCAATTGATAACTTAGACAAAGTTCTAGAAATTTTAGAGCGCAATCAGATTAAAGATTACTACATTCATTGTGATGCTGCACTTTCAGGATTAATATTACCGTTTTTAGATGGCGCTCCCCAAGTTAACTTTCAAAAACCCATAGATAGTATAGCTATTTCTGCTAAATTCATTGGTTCTCCGTTACCTTGCGGTGTAGTTTTAACTAAAAAGAAATGGGTAGAAAAAGTTGAAACAGAAATTGAATATATTGGTTCAACAGATACAACAATTCTAGGATCTAGAAACGGTCACACTCCCCTAATTCTCTGGTATGCATTGCAAACAAGAGGTTATGATGGATTAGCTAGAGAAGCAAATACTTGTATTGATAATGCTCAATATCTTTTCCAACAACTTCAAATAAGAGAATATCCATGCATGTTAAATAAATTTTCTAATACAGTAGTCTTTCAAAAACCTTCTCAAAGGTTAATTAAAAAGTGGCAGTTAGCAGTTCTTGAAGATTGGGCACACCTGATAGTCATGCAGAATATTAATCGCAAGAAAATCGATATTTTTATTAATGAACTTTTGCAAGAAGAAGGATTACTTGATAACGCCGAGGATTTCCAGCTACAGCGAGTTCTACACTAA
- the ileS gene encoding isoleucine--tRNA ligase, producing the protein MTESGSYKDTVNLPKTNFDMRANAIKREPEIQKFWEDNKIYDRLSENNPGELFILHDGPPYANGSLHIGHALNKILKDIINRYQLLQGRKVRYVPGWDCHGLPIELKVLQNMKSAERQNLTPLQLRQKAKEFGLATVNDQRQNFQRYGIWGDWNHPYLTLKPEYEAAQIGVFGQMFLKGYIYRGLKPVHWSPSSQTALAEAELEYPEGHVSRSIYAAFAVISLSEAVKPLLAEYLSDLGVAIWTTTPWTIPGNLAVAVNADLNYAVVEVSPSEAQSNFKYLIVAADLIERLSSRLGVELTVKATFKGNDLEHTTYRHPLYDRESPIVVGGDYITTESGTGLVHTAPGHGQEDYIVGQRYGLPILAPVDDNGNFTEEAGEFAGLNVLGDGNQAVIDALSAAGSLLKEEAYPHKYPYDWRTKKPTIFRATEQWFASVEGFREEALKAIATVKWIPAQGENRITPMVAERSDWCISRQRVWGVPIPVFYDEATGEVLLNEEIINHVQGIIAEKGSDAWWELSVEELLPESYRQNGKSYRRGTDTMDVWFDSGSSWAAVVQQRPELRYPADIYLEGSDQHRGWFQSSLLTSVAVNDIAPYKTVLTHGFALDEQGRKMSKSEGNVVDPNIIIEGGKNQKVEPAYGADILRLWVSSVDYSGDVRIGKNIIKQMNDVRGKIRNTARFLLGSLDDFDPEKDAVPFEELPELDRYMLHRISEVFEEVTEAFESFQFFRFFQTVQNFCVVDLSNFYLDVAKDRLYISANNAFRRRSCQTVLKIAIDNLARAIAPVLSHTAEDIWQYLPYKTPYKSVFEAGWVQIEEKWRNPDLAEFWSALRQLRTDVNKVLEQARIEKLIGSSLEAKALIHIPHKQLADAIKAFNPVKGNGIDELRYLLLTSQVELLDSAQGLEGLEYTAQTEDWGIGVVKAEGEKCDRCWNYSTHVGESAEHPLICERCVAALAGEF; encoded by the coding sequence GTGACCGAATCAGGAAGTTACAAAGATACTGTAAACCTACCCAAGACTAATTTTGATATGCGGGCAAACGCCATCAAGCGTGAGCCGGAAATCCAAAAATTTTGGGAAGATAATAAAATTTACGATCGCCTTTCCGAAAATAACCCCGGCGAATTATTTATACTGCACGATGGGCCTCCCTACGCTAATGGCTCACTTCATATTGGTCATGCCTTAAATAAAATTCTCAAAGATATTATTAACCGCTACCAACTACTACAAGGGCGTAAAGTTCGCTACGTACCTGGTTGGGATTGTCACGGATTACCAATTGAGTTAAAAGTTTTGCAGAACATGAAGTCAGCAGAACGGCAAAATTTAACGCCTTTACAACTGCGGCAGAAAGCGAAAGAATTTGGACTAGCTACGGTAAATGACCAGCGCCAAAATTTTCAACGCTACGGTATTTGGGGTGATTGGAACCACCCTTATTTAACTCTGAAGCCGGAATATGAAGCGGCTCAAATTGGCGTGTTTGGTCAGATGTTCTTAAAAGGCTACATCTATCGCGGTTTAAAGCCGGTTCACTGGAGTCCCAGTTCTCAAACCGCTTTGGCTGAAGCTGAGTTGGAATATCCTGAAGGTCACGTTTCCCGCAGTATCTATGCAGCTTTTGCAGTTATAAGTTTGTCCGAAGCTGTAAAACCACTGTTGGCGGAATATTTGTCTGATTTGGGTGTGGCTATTTGGACGACTACACCTTGGACAATTCCGGGGAATTTGGCTGTGGCGGTGAATGCAGATTTGAATTATGCAGTGGTGGAAGTTTCACCTTCAGAGGCGCAGAGTAATTTTAAATATCTCATCGTTGCTGCTGATTTAATAGAACGTTTATCTTCAAGGTTGGGAGTTGAGTTAACTGTAAAAGCCACATTCAAAGGGAATGATTTAGAACATACTACTTACCGTCATCCTCTATATGACCGGGAAAGTCCGATTGTTGTCGGCGGTGATTACATTACTACTGAGTCGGGTACTGGGTTGGTACATACTGCACCCGGTCATGGTCAAGAAGATTACATTGTTGGTCAACGCTACGGTTTACCCATCCTTGCACCAGTGGATGACAATGGCAATTTTACCGAAGAAGCGGGAGAATTTGCTGGGTTAAATGTGCTGGGTGATGGGAACCAAGCGGTGATTGATGCATTAAGTGCGGCTGGTTCTTTGTTGAAGGAAGAAGCATATCCCCACAAGTACCCCTATGATTGGCGGACGAAGAAGCCAACGATTTTCCGCGCTACTGAACAATGGTTTGCTTCCGTGGAAGGATTTAGAGAAGAAGCATTAAAGGCGATCGCCACGGTAAAATGGATTCCAGCCCAAGGTGAAAATCGCATCACGCCAATGGTGGCGGAACGTTCCGATTGGTGTATCTCTCGTCAACGTGTTTGGGGTGTACCCATTCCCGTTTTCTACGATGAAGCCACGGGGGAAGTACTGCTGAATGAAGAAATTATCAACCACGTTCAAGGAATCATTGCTGAAAAAGGTTCTGATGCTTGGTGGGAATTATCAGTTGAGGAGTTATTACCCGAATCTTATCGCCAAAATGGTAAGTCTTACCGCAGAGGTACAGACACAATGGATGTATGGTTTGATTCTGGTTCATCTTGGGCGGCTGTCGTCCAACAACGTCCAGAGTTACGCTACCCTGCTGATATATATTTGGAAGGTTCTGACCAACATCGCGGTTGGTTCCAGTCAAGTTTGCTTACCAGTGTAGCGGTAAATGACATTGCACCTTACAAAACTGTGCTAACTCACGGCTTCGCTTTGGATGAACAAGGCCGAAAGATGAGTAAGTCAGAAGGAAATGTGGTTGACCCCAATATAATCATTGAAGGTGGGAAAAATCAAAAAGTAGAACCGGCTTACGGTGCAGATATATTGCGATTGTGGGTATCATCGGTTGATTACTCCGGCGATGTCCGCATTGGGAAAAACATCATTAAGCAGATGAATGATGTTAGAGGCAAAATTCGCAATACAGCGCGGTTTTTGTTGGGTAGCTTAGATGATTTTGACCCGGAAAAAGATGCAGTTCCCTTCGAGGAATTGCCAGAACTTGACCGTTATATGCTGCACCGCATCAGCGAGGTATTTGAGGAAGTAACCGAAGCCTTTGAGAGTTTCCAATTCTTCCGCTTTTTCCAAACAGTGCAGAATTTCTGCGTGGTGGATTTATCCAACTTTTATTTAGATGTGGCCAAAGATAGGCTGTACATCAGTGCAAATAATGCTTTCCGCCGTCGCAGTTGTCAAACGGTGCTGAAGATAGCAATAGATAATTTAGCACGAGCGATCGCACCAGTATTATCCCACACCGCCGAAGATATCTGGCAATATCTCCCTTACAAAACACCTTACAAATCAGTATTTGAAGCCGGTTGGGTGCAGATTGAAGAAAAATGGCGTAATCCAGATTTAGCGGAATTTTGGTCAGCGCTGCGACAACTCCGTACTGATGTGAATAAGGTGTTGGAACAAGCCAGGATAGAAAAACTCATTGGTTCTTCCTTGGAAGCCAAAGCTTTGATTCATATCCCTCACAAACAATTAGCCGATGCTATCAAAGCCTTTAACCCGGTTAAGGGTAACGGTATCGATGAACTGCGGTATTTATTGCTGACTTCCCAGGTGGAATTATTAGATTCTGCACAAGGGTTGGAAGGATTAGAATATACAGCGCAGACGGAAGATTGGGGAATTGGGGTAGTGAAAGCAGAGGGGGAAAAGTGCGATCGCTGTTGGAACTACTCTACTCATGTGGGAGAATCAGCAGAACATCCCTTAATTTGCGAACGATGCGTTGCAGCCTTAGCTGGAGAGTTCTAG
- a CDS encoding DNA-directed RNA polymerase II produces the protein MAFAFVDLAIAFVDIAIAFVDIAIAFVDLAFAFVDLAFAFVDLAFAFADIAIAFVDLAFAFVDMAIAFVTSAIAFADLAIAFVDMAFAFVDCTYSQTTNRYKNE, from the coding sequence TTGGCGTTCGCATTTGTTGATTTGGCGATCGCATTTGTTGATATAGCGATCGCATTTGTTGATATAGCGATCGCATTTGTTGATTTGGCGTTCGCATTTGTTGATTTGGCGTTCGCATTTGTTGATTTGGCGTTCGCATTTGCTGATATAGCGATCGCATTTGTTGATTTGGCGTTCGCATTTGTTGATATGGCGATCGCATTTGTTACTTCGGCGATCGCATTTGCTGATTTGGCGATCGCATTTGTTGATATGGCGTTCGCATTTGTTGATTGCACTTATTCTCAAACAACAAATCGATATAAAAATGAGTAA
- a CDS encoding endonuclease domain-containing protein encodes MTKLYNQSSEKQKRQALRNNMPPSEKIVWAKLRNQQIESCKFRRQYSIDRFVVDFYSSELRLAIEIDGDSHYQDGVAEYDRDRQAFLESKGTRFLRFTNQEVYQDIDGVVEKIREVICRLREVTPP; translated from the coding sequence ATGACAAAACTGTATAACCAAAGCTCAGAAAAGCAAAAACGGCAAGCTCTCAGAAACAATATGCCCCCATCTGAAAAAATAGTTTGGGCAAAACTTAGAAATCAACAAATTGAAAGCTGTAAATTTCGCAGACAATACAGTATTGACAGATTTGTAGTAGATTTTTATTCTTCGGAATTGAGACTTGCCATAGAAATTGATGGTGATAGTCACTATCAAGATGGAGTTGCAGAATATGACCGCGATCGCCAAGCATTTTTGGAATCAAAAGGTACGAGGTTTTTGAGATTTACGAATCAAGAAGTTTATCAAGATATTGATGGTGTGGTGGAGAAGATTAGGGAAGTTATTTGTAGGTTGAGGGAAGTTACCCCACCCTAA